CGCGAAGGTGGTGCTGGAAGAGATTTCACGCGCCGGCGGCGGCTACACGGCCAAGGCCTGATCCGTCCGTCGAGCGAAGAGGAGAGACATCATGTGCCTTGCGATTCCCGTTCGCATCGAGGAGATCGAAGACGGCGTGGCCCGTTGCCGCGTCGGTGAGGGCGACACGTTCATCAACGCTTCCCTGATGATGACCGAAGGCGAGGCCAAGGTGGGAGACTTCCTCATCGTCCACGCGGGCTTCGCCCTGCGCATCCTGGACCCCCAGGAGGCCGAGGAGAGCCTGCGCATCCTGCGCGAGATGGCGCGGTCGGTGGAAGGGCAGGAGCACCTCGCCGACATGTTCTGAGCGGACACCGTCCGGGAGTGCTTGTCGGGGAGGCGCGGTAATTCGCTGTCCTGGCAGGAATAAAATTTTTTCTAGAAAATTTTTTGCATTCGTCTTGTAAAAATATTGCGCCCCGGAACGGCCGTTCCGGGGCGCTTTTCGTTCATCCAGGCGGCACAGGTCAGCCGTTCCTGATGCGGGCCAATTCGTCCATCAGGCCGATGGTCAACTTGATGAAATCCGCCTCGGTCAGGATGCCCACCACCTTGCCCTTGTCCACCACGGGCAGGCAGCCGAACTTGTTGTCGAGCATGATCTGGGCTGCCTCGCGCACGGGTGTGCCCGGCTCGGCGGCCATGACTCCCTGGCGCATGACCGTGCCGACCATGATTGAGGCGTCGATTTCATCCTGCGCGGTGTCGTCGATGTCCGCGAGTTGGGAGATGGTGAAGGAGAGGAGGTCGCGATGCGTCAGCAGGCCCACGAATCTGCCGTCCGGGCCGACGACCGGGAGATGGCGGATGCGGCGCCGTTCCATGGTGGTCCTCGCGGTCGCAAGCGTATCCGAATCGTGCAGGACCACCGGATCACGGGTCATCAGCTCGCCCACGCACAGCATGGCGTCCTCCGAAGGGTCGACGTTTTATTCTATGCTGCACTTTGGCGGATGCGCATCGGGCTGTCAACCGAGGCTCGGGGCCGGTGCCGCCGGATCTGTCGGGAGAGGGGGGGAGCCGATTGAGTTGACTTGAATGCCTAAACCATGCATTGCAAGCCTGCGACGCGGGACTTTGCCCGTCGGGGCGCCCGCTTAAGCCATCCACGAATTCACATGAGCATCGACCCAGTCCGCAAGCGCGAGCGCATGGTGCGCGAACAGATCGAAGCCAGAGGCGTGCGCGATCCCGAGGTCCTGCGCGCCATGCGCACGGTCCCGCGCCATCGTTTCGTGCAGGAGGCCCTGGCCGCCCAGGCCTACGACGACCGCCCCCAGCCCCTCGGCTTCGGCCAGACCATCTCCCAGCCCTACATCGTCGCGTTCATGACCGAGCTCCTGGAGCTCAAGCCCGGCATGAAGGTCCTCGAGATCGGCACCGGCTCAGGTTACCAAGCCGCCGTGCTGGCCGAGATGGGCGCGGACGTATTCACGGTGGAGCGCGTGAAGGAGCTGCACCAGCAGGCGCGCGACCGTCTGGCCCGGCTCAAGTACCTCTTCGTCAAGCTCAAGCTCGATGACGGTACGCTCGGCTGGCCCGAGGAGGCACCCTTCGACCGCATCATCGTCACCGCAGGCGGCCCTGAAGTGCCCAGGCCCCTCGTGGACCAGCTCGCGGACGACGGGATACTGGTCATCCCCGTAGGTCCGGCGAAACGCACGCAGATGCTCAAGGTGGTGCGCAAGGAACGCGGGCTCGTGCGCGCGGAGGACCGCCTCGGCGTGATGTTCGTGGACCTCGTCGGGAAGCACGGCTGGGAGGAGTAGGACAGGCAGGCGCGGTGCGGCGGGGAAGGCCGCCTGCCGTGTTCCCCTTGCCCTCCGGGGCGCATAGGGCTATGGCATAGCCCTATTGCGAACATCTTTAGAAATAGGAACACGACCATGGCATCGAATTCCTGTTCTTCCTGCGGCAGCGGCGGAAAGGGCGGCTCGGCCGCCCAGGCCATGCAGGACGAGCTCATCAAAAGCACCCTGGCCAAGATCCGCTACAAGCTCTTCGTCATGAGCGGCAAGGGCGGCGTGGGCAAGAGTTCCGTGGCCGTGAACATCGCCGCGGCGCTGGCCGCCCTGGGACACCGCGTCGGCATCCTCGACGTGGACATCCACGGTCCCTCCATCCCCGGCCTGCTCGGCATCAAGGGGCAGCTTGAGGTCGACCGAGGCAATATCGTCAAGCCGAAGAAATACAACGATAATCTCTTCGTCGTCTCCATGGAGTCGCTGCTCAAGGACCCGGATCAGGCCGTGCTCTGGCGCGGGCCCATGAAGACCTCGGCCATCCGCCAGTTCGTGGCGGACGTCTCCTGGGGCGAGCTCGACTTCCTGGTCATCGACTCGCCTCCGGGCACCGGCGACGAGCACATGACCGTGCTGCGCACCATTCCCGACGCCCTGTGCGTCATCGTCACCACCCCACAGGAGATCTCCCTGGCCGACGTGCGCAAGGCCGTGAACTTCCTGCAGTACGCCAAGGCCAACATCCTGGGCGTGGTGGAGAACATGAGCGGGCTCATCTGCCCCCACTGCCACCAGGAGATCGACCTGTTCAAGAAGGGCGGCGGCCGTGAACTGGCCGAGCGCTATGGCTTGGCCTTCCTCGGTGCCATCCCTCTCGATCCCGCCACCGTGGTGGCCGGCGATCTGGGCAAGCCGGTTGTCCTCCTGGACGAAGACACGCCGGTCAAGGCGGCCCTGCAGGAACTCGCCCGCAACATCGTCGCCGAGGTGGGCAAGAGCCTGGAAGCCGCGGCATCCCCAGACAAGCCCGAGTAAGCAGCATGTTCAATCTCGCCAACAAGCTGACGCTTTTGCGCATCGCGGCGGTACCGCTGCTCGTCTTCCTGCTGTACTTTCCCAACCGCGTCACCTGCTGGATCGCGCTGGTAATCTTCATTGCGGCGGCGCTCACGGACATGGTGGACGGCATGGTCGCGCGGCGTCAGGCCCTTGTCTCCAATCTCGGCAAGTTCCTCGACCCCCTGGCCGACAAGCTGCTGATCTGCTCGGTGCTGGTCATGCTGGTCATGCTTTCCTGGGCGCCGGCCTGGGTGGCCGTGCTGATCATCGCCCGCGAGCTGATGGTCACCGGCCTGCGTGCCATGGCCGCGGACAAGGGGCTCGTCATCGCCGCCGACCGCTACGGCAAGCTGAAGACCATCCTTCAGATAGTGGCCCTGTGCCCCCTGATCCTCCATTTTCCCCTCGGGTCACTCGATCCGAGGCCGATCGGAGAGGTGCTGCTTTACATCGCTCTCGCATTGACTGTATATTCCGGATGGAATTATATGCGGTCTTTCTACGTCATATGGGCGAAGACCGAGTAATGATGGCAGATTGGCATTCGTGTTGCATCACGAGGGGGCGATGAAGGAAGGGAAGTCCTTGCACCTGATGTTCCGCATCACCAATTGCCTGCAGACCATCCTGGAACTCGAGCCGCAGATCGAGAGGCTCGAACTCGGGAAGGATCTGCTCAAGGAATTCGAGCATCTCAAGGCTTTCCTGTCCAAGGTCGACCACATCGACCTGCAGGAGGACGACGTGGAGCGCATAGAGAGCGCCACGGCCAGCTTCCTGGACGAACTCAAAGGCCCGCTCGCAGCGCTCGAACGCGACGGGTCGAAGCCCCGTTTCCTCCAGTGAGGTCAGTGGATACATGGTCCTGCGACGCGCGTTCCTGATCATCCTGCTCGCCGCCAACGTGACGCTGCTCGGCCTCGTCTTCATCGGCAACCAGGGGCTCTTCGCCTACCGCGACATGCGGGCCAGGTACGAAGACCTGGCGGCCAAGCTGAAGAGTGTGGACCAAAGGAGCCTCGAGCTCTCCCAGGACATCCGCCTTCTCAAGTCGGACCGGGAACACATGGAGCGCGCAGTGCGGGCCCAGACCAATTTCGTGCGCGACAACGAGATCCTCTACCTTTTCCCGGAGCAGGACCGCGCGAGCGCGGGAGACACGGCCGGAGCCCAAATCGATGAAAAATAAGATCGAGCTCTTTCAGGAACTGTTCGCCTCCGACCCCACTTCCAAGGTCTTCTACCCCCTTGCCAAGCTCTACGCCGAGTCCGGGATGCTCATCCAGGCCGGAGAGACTCTGCGCCAGGGGCTTTCACGCCATCCCGACCACATGGAGGCGCGTCTCCTGTTCATCGACATCCTGCATCAGATGGAGCGGGACGACCAGGCCCTCGAGGAAGTCGAGACCCTGGCGGGCCTGCTCTCCAAATATCCCTCCTTCTGGGCGCTCTGGGCGGACCGCGCCGGAGAGCGCTCGAAGGACGCCGCCGTGGCCCTCAACTTCCTCTCCGCCCATCTCGGCGGACGGGACATCACCTGGGCCGACGTGCTTCTCAAAGGTTTCGAGGCCATAACCGGCCGCCTTCCCCTGGAGGACGACCTTCTCGATTTCCCGGCTCCGCGTCCCGCTGCGGCGCCGGAGCCCGTCGCCTCCGCCCCCGAGCGCCACGAGAATACGGACTTCACGTTCGAGGCCGCCGAGGAAGAGGGCGGTGATGCTGCCGCCGTCCCCGACGAGGCTGCCGCAGCCGCCGCGGATGGCGAAGGCAATCTGCGCACGCGGACCATGGCCGAACTGCTCGTGTCCCAGGGGGACTACGCCGGGGCCCTCGAGATCCTGCGCGAACTCTCCGGACGCGCCACTGGCCTTGAGAAGGGGCACCTTCAGAAGCGTATCGAGGAGGTCAAGGAGCTTCGGGCCAGCGCCCCGGCGGAAGAGCCTGCCGAGAAGCTTCTCGACGAGGCGGATTTCATCTCCGGGGCGCCCATGCAGCGGGCCAAGAACAAGCTCGTCCGCTCCCTCTCCCTGCTGGCTGAGCGTCTCGAGGCCCGCGCGGGAGCCTGACGGGGACTGCCGACGGACCCGGCCGTCCTCCCATGGCGCATTGTCTTGCCGGCCCACTTCGGCTATATGTCGAAACTGCCGGATAAACCTTTACTCACGCCTGAGAACATGACCCGAAAGCACCTGCTCGTTTTCGTTCTGGTAGCCTTTGCCCTGCTCGGCTGCACCAAGGTCAAAAAGACCTACAAATGGGTCAAGAACGGTATAGACCCCAACCCGCAGATCGAGCTCAAGCCCGGTGAGTTCTCCGATGCGAGCCAGGAGCTCCTGGCCAAGCTGTTCCTGCCCGTGGACGCCAAGCTCCAGGAGCTGATCCGCGTCGTCGAGTCGCAGGACGCCTATCCGGAGAAGGCCTGGTTCCAGATCGTCTTCACGCGCTACCCTTGGGTTTCCGGCGTGATCGTCGTCGAGAGCACGGGTGAGATCATCGACCAGCAGCCTGGCTACAGCCTGAAGCCGATCGACCTCAAACCCCTGCTCGACGTCGGGGAGGCCTGGAACGACGGCCGCATGCGCTCGCTCGTCCAGCCCACGGACCTCGGCCCCGAGATCTATCTGGCCAACGCCTACACCAAGAACCGCTCCTGGATCGGCCTCACGGTCGTCCATTTCGATTTCCGCAATCTCATGCAGTTCTGCCCTGCGCCGGACAAGCTCATCGTCCTCTCGCCGAAGGCCATCCTCTGGCCCGGCGGGGACGAGGACACGG
Above is a genomic segment from Desulfovibrio sp. X2 containing:
- a CDS encoding septum formation initiator family protein — translated: MVLRRAFLIILLAANVTLLGLVFIGNQGLFAYRDMRARYEDLAAKLKSVDQRSLELSQDIRLLKSDREHMERAVRAQTNFVRDNEILYLFPEQDRASAGDTAGAQIDEK
- a CDS encoding Mrp/NBP35 family ATP-binding protein, which translates into the protein MASNSCSSCGSGGKGGSAAQAMQDELIKSTLAKIRYKLFVMSGKGGVGKSSVAVNIAAALAALGHRVGILDVDIHGPSIPGLLGIKGQLEVDRGNIVKPKKYNDNLFVVSMESLLKDPDQAVLWRGPMKTSAIRQFVADVSWGELDFLVIDSPPGTGDEHMTVLRTIPDALCVIVTTPQEISLADVRKAVNFLQYAKANILGVVENMSGLICPHCHQEIDLFKKGGGRELAERYGLAFLGAIPLDPATVVAGDLGKPVVLLDEDTPVKAALQELARNIVAEVGKSLEAAASPDKPE
- a CDS encoding CBS domain-containing protein yields the protein MLCVGELMTRDPVVLHDSDTLATARTTMERRRIRHLPVVGPDGRFVGLLTHRDLLSFTISQLADIDDTAQDEIDASIMVGTVMRQGVMAAEPGTPVREAAQIMLDNKFGCLPVVDKGKVVGILTEADFIKLTIGLMDELARIRNG
- a CDS encoding M48 family metallopeptidase produces the protein MKNKIELFQELFASDPTSKVFYPLAKLYAESGMLIQAGETLRQGLSRHPDHMEARLLFIDILHQMERDDQALEEVETLAGLLSKYPSFWALWADRAGERSKDAAVALNFLSAHLGGRDITWADVLLKGFEAITGRLPLEDDLLDFPAPRPAAAPEPVASAPERHENTDFTFEAAEEEGGDAAAVPDEAAAAAADGEGNLRTRTMAELLVSQGDYAGALEILRELSGRATGLEKGHLQKRIEEVKELRASAPAEEPAEKLLDEADFISGAPMQRAKNKLVRSLSLLAERLEARAGA
- a CDS encoding HypC/HybG/HupF family hydrogenase formation chaperone, coding for MCLAIPVRIEEIEDGVARCRVGEGDTFINASLMMTEGEAKVGDFLIVHAGFALRILDPQEAEESLRILREMARSVEGQEHLADMF
- the pgsA gene encoding CDP-diacylglycerol--glycerol-3-phosphate 3-phosphatidyltransferase; translation: MFNLANKLTLLRIAAVPLLVFLLYFPNRVTCWIALVIFIAAALTDMVDGMVARRQALVSNLGKFLDPLADKLLICSVLVMLVMLSWAPAWVAVLIIARELMVTGLRAMAADKGLVIAADRYGKLKTILQIVALCPLILHFPLGSLDPRPIGEVLLYIALALTVYSGWNYMRSFYVIWAKTE
- a CDS encoding protein-L-isoaspartate(D-aspartate) O-methyltransferase; the protein is MSIDPVRKRERMVREQIEARGVRDPEVLRAMRTVPRHRFVQEALAAQAYDDRPQPLGFGQTISQPYIVAFMTELLELKPGMKVLEIGTGSGYQAAVLAEMGADVFTVERVKELHQQARDRLARLKYLFVKLKLDDGTLGWPEEAPFDRIIVTAGGPEVPRPLVDQLADDGILVIPVGPAKRTQMLKVVRKERGLVRAEDRLGVMFVDLVGKHGWEE